A section of the Xiphias gladius isolate SHS-SW01 ecotype Sanya breed wild chromosome 8, ASM1685928v1, whole genome shotgun sequence genome encodes:
- the c8h12orf4 gene encoding protein C12orf4 homolog encodes MKKNKGKAVSSAEKEFVFEFRAGKHNCILKVPLKFPVEENISDLHGRLMLLHKIPCYIENDLKASLSNFIENETILDYDREAELALQRLTIGDVDVNQLTHAWTRFYVETTLEHARPEEPSWDEDFADVYHELIHSPASDTLLNLEHNYFVSISELISERDMEIKKLQERQAAEMDKVMHELGNTLSDQDVNTVASQHFDAQQVLENKWASELKQVTGIQKQEYQEWVIKLHQDLQKSNNSSKINEEIMVQPNQLSELADSGSRMFEEQPQLEESFTIHLGAQLKTMHNLRLVRADVLDFCKHRRHGSSGTKLRRLQTALSLYSSSLCGLVLLVDNRVNSYSGIKRDFATVAKECTDFHFPCLEEQLEEVQQVVLYARAQRSSKQKDQPEISRNGGDDKSKNVERNPSNILPGEFYISRHSNLSEVHVVFHLCTDDNVRSGNITARDPAIMGLRNILKVCCTHDITTVTVPLLLVHDMSEEMTIPWCLKRAELVFKCVKGFMMEMASWDGGISRTVQFLVPKSISEEMFYQLSNMLPQIFRVSSTLTLTSKH; translated from the exons ATGAAGAAGAACAAAGGCAAAGCAGTGAGTAGTGCTGAGAAggagtttgtgtttgagttcagggcaggaaaacacaactgtaTCCTCAAAGTGCCTCTTAAGTTCCCTGTTGAAGAGAACATCAGTGACCTTCATGGACGCCTGATGCTGCTACATAAAATACCCTGCTATATAGAAAATG ACCTAAAAGCCTCACTTTCCAACTTCATTGAGAACGAGACCATCCTGGATtatgacagagaggcagagctggCCCTGCAGAGACTCACCATAGGCGATGTAGATGTAAACCAGCTCACCCATGCATGGACCAGGTTTTATGTGGAG ACTACACTGGAACATGCTAGGCCCGAAGAGCCCAGTTGGGATGAGGACTTTGCCGATGTTTACCATGAGCTGATCCACTCCCCTGCCTCGGATACTCTACTCAACCTGGAGCACAACTACTTTGTTAGTATTTCCGAGCTCATCAGTGAGAGAGACATGGAGATTAAGAAGCTTCAGGAGAG GCAAGCAGCTGAAATGGACAAGGTGATGCACGAGCTGGGCAATACTTTGAGTGACCAGGATGTAAATACAGTGGCATCTCAGCATTTTGATGCACAGCAG GTGCTGGAGAACAAGTGGGCCAGTGAGCTGAAGCAAGTTACTGGCATTCAAAAACAGGAGTACCAAGAGTGGGTCATCAAACTGCACCAGGACCTGCAGAAATCgaacaacagcagcaagatTAA TGAGGAGATTATGGTGCAGCCCAACCAGCTGTCAGAGCTCGCAGATTCTGGGTCTAGGATGTTTGAGGAGCAGCCTCAGCTTGAGGAGAGCTTCACCATACACTTAG GAGCACAACTAAAGACGATGCACAACCTGCGGCTGGTCCGGGCGGATGTGCTGGATTTCTGTAAACACCGGCGGCACGGCAGCAGCGGTACAAAGCTGCGGCGGCTACAGACGGCTCTTTCACTGTATTCCTCCTCACTCTGTGGTCTGGTGCTGTTGGTTGACAACAGGGTCAACTCCTACAGTGGCATCAAGAGAG ACTTTGCAACTGTGGCGAAGGAGTGTACAGACTTCCACTTTCCCTGTCTTgaggagcagctggaggaaGTGCAGCAGGTTGTGCTCTATGCCAGAGCCCAGCGGAGCAGCAAGCAGAAAGACCAGCCTG AGATTTCAAGGAATGGAGGTGATGATAAGagcaaaaatgttgaaagaaaTCCCTCTAACATCTTACCAG GTGAGTTCTATATCTCGCGGCACTCCAACCTGTCAGAGGTCCATGTTGTCTTCCACCTGTGCACGGACGACAATGTCCGGTCAGGGAACATCACGGCACGAGACCCAGCCATAATGGGCTTGAGAAACATCCTGAAGGTCTGCTGTACACATGACATCACCACTGTCACTGTCCCTCTGCTGCTGGTCCATGACATGTCAGAG GAGATGACCATACCGTGGTGTCTTAAGCGAGCCGAGCTGGTATTCAAATGTGTCAAAG GCTTCATGATGGAGATGGCATCTTGGGACGGAGGTATATCACGCACGGTTCAGTTTCTAGTGCCAAAG AGTATCTCAGAGGAGATGTTCTACCAGTTGAGCAACATGCTGCCTCAGATCTTCCGTGTCTCCTCCACCCTAACTCTCACCTCAAAGCACTGA